GCTGTCGGCGTGCCGGGCCGGGCCCTGTCCGGACAGTCCGGTCTTCCGATTCTGCGACCTGTGCGAAGGTTCGAAACCGGGCGCATCCGGGACTGATCAATCGCACCCGGGCGGTCGGCTCTGGTATCATTTGCGCCGCGCCCACGAGCGCAATCCCGGCCAGCACCTATCAGGCCCCATTATCCCCAAGGCCCGGCGCCGAAGACTCGGTTACTTTATGCATTCACACCAGGACCACTACCAGGATTACGACCAGCTATCCACCGAACGCCCAACGTCATCCGGAAGGGATCCGGAGCAGGTGCTGCATGAGATCTTCGGTTATGAGACCTTCCGCCCCCTGCAGGGCGACATAGTTCGTGAAGTAGTGGCAGGTCGTGATGCCCTGGTACTGATGCCAACCGGCGGTGGCAAATCCCTGTGTTATCAGGTACCGGCGCTGGTGCGCCCGGGTACTGCGATTGTCATATCCCCGCTCATCGCCCTGATGCAGGACCAGGTGGCGGCTCTGAACGAGCTGGGCGTGCGGGCAGCCTTCCTGAATTCCACCATGGATTTCGAGCAGGCACGGGCCACCGAGTACGCTCTGATGACCGGCGAGCTGGACCTGCTGTACTGCGCTCCGGAACGGCTTATCCAGCCCCGCACCCTGGAACTCTTGCACAACGCGTCCATTGCCCTGTTTGCCATAGACGAAGCCCACTGTGTGTCCCAGTGGGGGCACGATTTCCGTTCCGATTATCTGCAACTGAGCCTGCTCGCCGACGCCTTTCCGGATGTTCCGCGAATCGCCCTGACCGCGACCGCCGATGAGCGGACCCGGAAGGAAATCGCCGAACGCCTCTCGCTAACCTCGGCCCGGCATTTCATCAGTGGCTTTGATCGTCCGAACATACAGTATCGAATTTCTCCAAAAACGAATGCTAACAAACAGTTACTTGATTTTATTAAAGCTGAGCATGAGGGTGACTGCGGCATTGTCTACTGCCTGTCGCGTAACAAGGTCGACGCCACTGCAAAAGCGCTGGCCCAGAAAGGCTATACCGCTCTGCCCTACCACGCAGGTTTGTCGGCTGATGAGCGGGCCCGGCATCAGGAGCGCTTCCTGCGGGAAGACGGGGTGATCATCGTTGCCACTATTGCCTTTGGCATGGGCATCGACAAGCCCGACGTGCGCTTCGTGGCCCATCTGGACCTACCCAAGAGTCTTGAAGCCTATTACCAGGAAACCGGTCGCGCCGGACGGGATGGCAAGCCCTCCACAGCCTGGATGGTGTATGGCCTGCAGGATGTGATCAAACTACGGCAGATGCTGGAAAGCTCCCAGGGAAACGATCAGTTCAAACGGGTGGAACGCCAGAAATTGGACGCCATGCTCGGCCTGTGCGAGGTAACAAGTTGCCGCCGGCAGGTGCTGCTGCGCTATTTTGGCGATCAGCTGGAAGAGCCCTGCGGGAACTGCGATACCTGCCTGAACCCGCCGGAAACCTGGGATGGCACGGTGGCGGTCCAGAAGGCGCTATCCTGTGTTTTCAGGACCGGCCAGCGTTTTGGTGTGACCTACTTGATCGACGTGCTTCGGGGTTCCGAGAACGAGCGGATTCTCCAGTCCGGTCATCATCAGGTATCCACCTACGGCATCGGCACGGAGCTCAGCGCCAACGAATGGAAATCGGTGTTTCGTCAGCTGGTGGCAAACGGTTACCTGCGGGCCGATCCTGACGGCTACGGGGCCCTCCAGCTCACCGAGCAATGCCGGCCACTGCTGAAAGGCCAGCAGACCATAGAATTGCGCAAAGACCCGGTGGTCAAAAAAGCCACAGCACGAGCCTCAGGCGGTCGCGCCAGTGCCCCGGTCCGGGACCAGATTACCGATCAGGCAGGCTGGGATGCCTTGCGGGCGTGCCGGAAAGCGCTGGCGGACAAGCAGGGAGTCCCTCCCTACGTTATTTTCCACGATACCACCCTGTTCGACATGCTTGAGCGCAGGCCTAAAACCCTGGATGAGCTGGCAGAGGTGAGTGGAGTGGGTGCCGCCAAGCTTGAAAAGTACGGCGAGGTATTCCTCGAAACCATCGCCGGTCTCGACCCGGCCTGACGTTCAGTCCGGGGCCTGGAAGCCTTTCTTGCGCACCCGGTAATGGGCGATGGAAGTGGCCACGTGGTTGCCCTCCGCATCAACCAGCTTGCCTTCCAGCACGAACTTCGCCCTGCCGGTGGCGTCGGCGTCCGCCAGAATTTGCGCCACGGTTTCCGGAGGCAGGCGAAACTCCACCGTTACATCGGAATTCGCCGGTTGCAGGAACTGCAGCGTCATTTCCTTGAGGATCGGAACGTAGGCCGGCCCGAGATCAAACAGCGTCAGCACCCCACCGGGTATTTCCGCAACCAGGAAATAGGCGCCAGCGTACAGGCTGCCGAAGTGGTTCTTGTTGCCCTTCAAACGTATTTTCGCCCGCACGTACCCCGGCTGTACCTCTTCCACTGAAAAACCATTGCGGG
The nucleotide sequence above comes from Marinobacter gudaonensis. Encoded proteins:
- the recQ gene encoding DNA helicase RecQ, producing the protein MHSHQDHYQDYDQLSTERPTSSGRDPEQVLHEIFGYETFRPLQGDIVREVVAGRDALVLMPTGGGKSLCYQVPALVRPGTAIVISPLIALMQDQVAALNELGVRAAFLNSTMDFEQARATEYALMTGELDLLYCAPERLIQPRTLELLHNASIALFAIDEAHCVSQWGHDFRSDYLQLSLLADAFPDVPRIALTATADERTRKEIAERLSLTSARHFISGFDRPNIQYRISPKTNANKQLLDFIKAEHEGDCGIVYCLSRNKVDATAKALAQKGYTALPYHAGLSADERARHQERFLREDGVIIVATIAFGMGIDKPDVRFVAHLDLPKSLEAYYQETGRAGRDGKPSTAWMVYGLQDVIKLRQMLESSQGNDQFKRVERQKLDAMLGLCEVTSCRRQVLLRYFGDQLEEPCGNCDTCLNPPETWDGTVAVQKALSCVFRTGQRFGVTYLIDVLRGSENERILQSGHHQVSTYGIGTELSANEWKSVFRQLVANGYLRADPDGYGALQLTEQCRPLLKGQQTIELRKDPVVKKATARASGGRASAPVRDQITDQAGWDALRACRKALADKQGVPPYVIFHDTTLFDMLERRPKTLDELAEVSGVGAAKLEKYGEVFLETIAGLDPA
- a CDS encoding PaaI family thioesterase, whose product is MAFIDNLIGATGQWVASTDPKATLASPLAWLKKTGGYTAVNRIIGFSIPFAPRNGFSVEEVQPGYVRAKIRLKGNKNHFGSLYAGAYFLVAEIPGGVLTLFDLGPAYVPILKEMTLQFLQPANSDVTVEFRLPPETVAQILADADATGRAKFVLEGKLVDAEGNHVATSIAHYRVRKKGFQAPD